One window from the genome of Silene latifolia isolate original U9 population unplaced genomic scaffold, ASM4854445v1 scaffold_119, whole genome shotgun sequence encodes:
- the LOC141637482 gene encoding protein PMR5-like gives MSFISTTSSSSLKLCLITFILIQIKPNYSALLLGLRHHNHKSHHHNIASPSFPNINQTQSCNIYVGNWVHDDSYPIYQFNQCPYIDPEFNCQLYGRPDSDYLKFRWKPTTCDLPRFNGLEFLQRMRGRNVMFVGDSLGRNQWESLICMISSSISRSSPTQILKGDPLTSFRFLEYDATVSFYRAPYLVDVDLIQGKRILMLDEISGNANAWRGVDVLVFNTGHWWTHKGSLQGWDYMETRGMWYEDMDRISAMDHGLKTWARWVDANIDSTKTRVFFQSISPTHYNPLEWSSGETTMSKNCYGETTPATGIAIPTDGYPVENADQMRVLTAVLTEMSTPTSLLDITTLSAMRKDGHPSIYSGDLTPQQKANPYRSADCSHWCLPGLPDTWNLLFYTALLYY, from the exons ATGTCTTTTATTTCtactacttcttcttcttcattaaaACTATGTTTAATTACATTTATATTAATTCAAATTAAACCAAATTATTCAGCATTATTATTAGGTTTAAGACATCATAATCATAAAAGTCATCACCATAATATAGCATCACCTTCATTTCCTAATATTAATCAAACACAAAGTTGTAATATTTATGTTGGTAATTGGGTTCATGATGATTCTTACCCAATTTATCAATTTAAtcaatgtccttacattgatccTGAATTTAATTGTCAATTATATGGTCGACCCGACTCCGATTATCTCAAGTTTCGTTGGAAACCCACTACTTGTGACCTCCCTAG GTTTAATGGATTGGAATTTTTGCAAAGAATGAGAGGAAGAAATGTAATGTTTGTAGGAGATTCATTAGGAAGAAATCAATGGGAGTCATTGATTTGCATGATATCATCTTCAATATCAAGATCTTCACCAACTCAGATTCTCAAAGGGGACCCACTTACTAGTTTCAGGTTTTTG GAATATGACGCGACGGTTTCATTCTATAGAGCACCATATCTAGTAGACGTAGATTTAATTCAAGGGAAGAGAATCCTTATGCTTGATGAGATTTCCGGCAATGCCAATGCTTGGCGGGGCGTGGATGTACTCGTGTTCAATACCGGTCACTGGTGGACTCATAAAGGATCTCTACAAGG GTGGGATTATATGGAAACAAGAGGAATGTGGTACGAAGATATGGACCGGATATCGGCCATGGATCATGGACTGAAGACATGGGCCAGATGGGTTGATGCTAACATTGATAGTACCAAGACTAGAGTTTTCTTCCAGTCCATCTCTCCTACCCATTACAA TCCATTAGAATGGAGCTCAGGGGAAACAACGATGAGCAAGAACTGCTACGGTGAGACAACTCCAGCGACCGGAATAGCAATCCCGACAGACGGGTACCCAGTTGAAAATGCAGATCAAATGAGAGTACTAACTGCAGTGCTTACAGAAATGAGTACTCCAACGTCCTTACTCGACATCACAACGCTCTCAGCCATGAGAAAAGACGGTCACCCTTCAATTTACTCGGGTGATCTAACCCCGCAACAAAAGGCTAACCCTTACCGGTCTGCGGATTGTAGTCACTGGTGTCTTCCTGGTTTGCCTGATACTTGGAACCTGCTTTTTTACACTGCATTGCTTTATTATTAG
- the LOC141637507 gene encoding uncharacterized protein LOC141637507 isoform X1: MADTSHPKKRQKRSNPKRKFGVGDLVEVKSYEDGFLGSWHPGTVTSCRRGCRVVKYDNLLSDDGVTYFETINVSGLIDGIAYESESIDKCRIRPPPQPSQLTRDDLVYGDCVDSYLNDAWWEGVVFDCDDGSDCRNIFFPDLGDVEKVTLEDLRKTWDWNEFTEEWTLRGKWMFLDLIKKYELENMIPVSIRQIWYDMRLRAEFVQLEDWYISEKIPLWEELIQNVIDEYLRLSVEHFLMTYDFSEPKSIPEANSASFHEIVPSIDNVVQEDEVMALNEVQATVDSEQAMALSVVPSSADLNPVVESTFSKKMKKRRNVTESKSNFTWKPIQDIIDIKPEFYPESVDEYRNSGKPTSDQTKRLRQHVLYLGWKLETTMYGKQRRVRYISPEGYIFYSTRELVPFLKKSEGEDSRRMIVTSPSNLSSREENPEYSVLPLMERNREDEGECYDLSVSSEYFPEAVSKYLDLADWYSRSRSSRELAATLKMHLKDSGWKIRSYGVTDARKNRYRYHSPTSKRTYSSLKLVCQAFTDGIENNVMHPSSSIAKEDGTFSEGHEDRLGKRRIYFKRNHVLRNRRDVERRKHQRKQNGRARSSRFKHESEDRKVADNRLTNGLICSFVSKKRKALSKVKSCPEGHNSSSVLRSSKRVRQTRLPSSSQLPRTVLAWLIENNAVVPRSKVYYYKENSPEPLAEGRITSDGIKCNCCNKVFTLSSFQAHATGYSSRLPTENLFLENDKSLLSCQVELMQKKIRSLSTEPAEKANKKGKGTRTKSWNDHICSICHYGGELLMCDQCPASFHKECLNLEHLPEGDWFCPSCCCGVCGKTLLMTTQQFTNDSVLCCHQCERQYHAGCKKDTEINPGENWFCCRTCEKTHWGLQQLLDKPILVGQDNLTWTLVKPMQYQAENHEDCDLVAMAENFSKISVALEVMHECFEPVKEPRTKRDLVEDVIFCRGSNLNRLNFKGFYTVLLERNDELITVALLRVFGNKVAEIPLIGTRFQHRRLGMCRVVMNEIEKNLLNLGVQKLVLPAAASVLNAWTTSFGFLPITESDRSGFLGYTFLDFQDAIMCQKPLTKLSPVPHLSRAMPGTHRQHLRITDGSNNILHHERNSSISEVFQEDQREESDLMDQGEQGAEINSSEDKTNDTDNNPEAASVTVTTTVSPNQESEQPCKPLEHQDRKKLVIHCYKRKKAVEPRPPLPPTTSFSKLQVSCG; this comes from the exons ATGGCAGACACTTCTCACCCCAAAAAACGGCAAAAACGTTCCAATCCCAAAAGAAAATTTGGTGTTGGTGATCTTGTTGAG GTTAAGAGTTATGAAGATGGATTTCTAGGATCCTGGCATCCTGGAACTGTCACTTCCTGTAGGCGTGGATGTCGAGTTGTGAAATATGATAATCTTCTTTCCGATGATGGTGTAACCTATTTTGAAACCATTAATGTAAGTGGTTTAATTGATGGAATCGCATACGAGTCAGAGTCAATAGATAAATGTAGGATAAGACCGCCCCCTCAACCTAGTCAGCTAACGAGAGATGATCTCGTCTATGGTGACTGTGTGGATTCTTATCTCAATGACGCATGGTGGGAAGGAGTTGTTTTTGACTGTGATGATGGTTCAGACTGTCGAAATATCTTCTTTCCTGATTTGGGTGATGTAGAAAAGGTAACGCTCGAGGACTTGCGGAAAACATGGGACTGGAATGAATTTACAGAAGAATGGACACTGCGAGGAAAGTGGATGTTTTTGGATTTGATTAAAAAGTATGAGCTTGAAAACATGATCCCGGTGTCTATTAGGCAAATATGGTACGATATGAGGCTGAGAGCCGAATTTGTTCAACTTGAAGACTGGTATATCTCTGAGAAAATCCCATTGTGGGAAGAGCTGATTCAGAACGTTATTGATGAGTATCTAAGGCTCAGTGTAGAACATTTCCTGATGACATATGATTTCTCAGAACCTAAATCAATTCCTGAAGCAAATTCAGCCTCTTTCCATGAAATTGTGCCCTCGATAGATAATGTCGTCCAAGAAGATGAAGTGATGGCACTGAATGAAGTGCAGGCAACTGTGGACAGTGAACAGGCTATGGCTCTGTCCGTAGTTCCTTCGAGTGCTGATCTGAACCCCGTTGTAGAATCTACTTTtagtaaaaaaatgaaaaaacgtAGAAATGTAACAGAGAGCAAGAGTAACTTTACATGGAAACCAATTCAAGATATAATAGACATTAAACCTGAGTTTTATCCAGAGTCTGTTGATGAATACCGTAACTCAGGAAAACCTACGTCCGATCAGACGAAAAGACTCAGGCAACATGTTCTGTATTTAGGATGGAAACTGGAGACTACAATGTATGGTAAGCAACGTCGGGTTCGTTATATCTCTCCTGAAGGATATATTTTTTATTCTACCCGAGAGTTAGTGCCATTCTTAAAAAAGTCTGAAGGAGAAGATAGTCGTAGAATGATAGTCACATCTCCTAGCAATCTGAGCTCTAGGGAAGAGAACCCAGAGTATAGTGTTTTGCCTTTAATGGAGAGGAATAGAGAAGATGAAGGTGAATGTTATGATCTGTCTGTCTCTTCTGAGTATTTTCCAGAAGCTGTATCTAAGTATCTGGACTTGGCTGATTGGTACAGTCGGAGTAGAAGTTCCAGGGAGTTGGCGGCTACTCTTAAGATGCACTTGAAAGATAGTGGCTGGAAAATTCGCTCATATGGTGTAACGGATGCAAGAAAGAATAGGTATCGCTATCATTCACCCACTTCAAAGAGGACCTATAGTTCATTAAAATTAGTGTGTCAGGCATTCACAGATGGGATTGAAAACAATGTTATGCATCCATCTAGCTCTATTGCAAAGGAAGATGGGACTTTTAGTGAGGGACATGAGGATCGGTTAGGTAAGCGACGAATATACTTTAAAAGAAACCACGTTCTCAGGAATCGCAGAGATGTGGAGAGGAGAAAGCACCAGAGGAAGCAAAATGGGCGAGCACGTTCTTCTCGATTTAAACATGAAAGTGAAGATAGAAAAGTTGCAGATAATAGGCTTACAAATGGATTAATCTGTAGCTTCgtttcaaagaaaagaaaagctTTGAGTAAAGTAAAGAGCTGCCCAGAAGGCCATAACTCGAGCAGCGTGCTTCGGTCAAGCAAAAGAGTACGGCAGACACGGCTTCCAAGTTCATCACAGCTACCTCGGACAGTACTTGCATGGCTCATTGAAAATAATGCTGTTGTTCCTAGGTCAAAAGTGTATTACTACAAGGAGAATAGTCCCGAACCCTTGGCTGAAGGTCGAATCACAAGTGACGGGATAAAGTGCAATTGTTGCAACAAAGTGTTTACACTAAGTAGCTTTCAGGCTCATGCCACCGGCTATAGTAGTCGCTTACCAACTGAAAATCTATTCTTGGAGAATGACAAGTCTTTATTGAGCTGCCAAGTGGAACTGATGCAAAAGAAAATCAGGAGTTTATCTACAGAACCAGCAGAAAAGGCCAATAAAAAGGGCAAGGGAACTCGGACAAAATCATGGAATGACCATATATGCTCAATATGTCACTATGGTGGTGAATTACTTATGTGCGATCAGTGTCCAGCATCGTTTCATAAAGAGTGCCTTAACTTAGAG CATTTGCCTGAAGGTGATTGGTTCTGCCCATCATGTTGTTGTGGGGTTTGTGGTAAAACCCTTTTAATGACTACACAACAATTCACGAATGATAGTGTTCTGTGTTGTCATCAATGCGAACGCCAAT ATCATGCTGGCTGTAAAAAAGACACAGAGATTAATCCTGGAGAAAATTGGTTTTGTTGTAGAACGTGTGAGAAG ACGCACTGGGGCCTCCAGCAGCTTCTCGACAAACCCATTCTTGTTGGTCAGGATAATTTGACTTGGACCTTGGTCAAACCAATGCAATATCAGGCAGAGAACCATGAGGACTGTGATCTGGTTGCCATGGCTGAAAATTTTTCTAAAATAAGTGTTGCTCTTGAAGTGATGCATGAATGTTTTGAACCAGTGAAAGAACCTCGGACTAAGCGAGATCTTGTTGAAGATGTTATATTCTGCAGAGG GTCTAACTTAAACAGACTAAACTTTAAAGGATTCTATACGGTGCTTCTGGAAAGAAATGATGAGCTGATTACTGTGGCCTTATTAAG GGTATTTGGAAACAAGGTGGCAGAAATTCCACTTATTGGGACCCGCTTTCAGCATCGTCGGCTCGGAATGTGCCGTGTCGTGATGAATGAGATTGAGAAG AACCTTTTGAACCTGGGAGTGCAGAAGCTAGTTCTTCCTGCTGCAGCAAGTGTCCTAAACGCGTGGACAACGTCATTTGGGTTTTTGCCCATAACAGAATCTGACAGATCAGGATTTCTGGGTTACACCTTCCTCGATTTTCAAGATGCCATTATGTGCCAAAAGCCCTTAACGAAGCTTTCTCCTGTACCACACTTGTCGAGAGCTATGCCTG GTACTCATCGTCAACATCTCAGAATTACTGATGGAAGCAATAACATCCTTCATCACGAACGGAATAGTAGTATCTCTGAGGTTTTTCAAGAAGACCAGCGCGAAGAGAGTGACCTTATGGATCAAGGAGAACAAGGAGCAGAGATAAA CAGCTCCGAAGACAAAACCAATGATACAGACAATAATCCAGAAGCTGCTTCAGTCACG GTGACGACCACGGTTTCACCCAACCAAGAGAGCGAGCAACCATGCAAACCTTTGGAGCACCAGGATCGTAAAAAGCTTGTAATACACTGTTACAAGCGAAAGAAAGCCGTGGAGCCAAGACCTCCACTTCCTCCAACAACTAGCTTCTCTAAACTCCAAGTAAGTTGTGGATAG
- the LOC141637507 gene encoding uncharacterized protein LOC141637507 isoform X2 has protein sequence MADTSHPKKRQKRSNPKRKFGVGDLVEVKSYEDGFLGSWHPGTVTSCRRGCRVVKYDNLLSDDGVTYFETINVSGLIDGIAYESESIDKCRIRPPPQPSQLTRDDLVYGDCVDSYLNDAWWEGVVFDCDDGSDCRNIFFPDLGDVEKVTLEDLRKTWDWNEFTEEWTLRGKWMFLDLIKKYELENMIPVSIRQIWYDMRLRAEFVQLEDWYISEKIPLWEELIQNVIDEYLRLSVEHFLMTYDFSEPKSIPEANSASFHEIVPSIDNVVQEDEVMALNEVQATVDSEQAMALSVVPSSADLNPVVESTFSKKMKKRRNVTESKSNFTWKPIQDIIDIKPEFYPESVDEYRNSGKPTSDQTKRLRQHVLYLGWKLETTMYGKQRRVRYISPEGYIFYSTRELVPFLKKSEGEDSRRMIVTSPSNLSSREENPEYSVLPLMERNREDEGECYDLSVSSEYFPEAVSKYLDLADWYSRSRSSRELAATLKMHLKDSGWKIRSYGVTDARKNRYRYHSPTSKRTYSSLKLVCQAFTDGIENNVMHPSSSIAKEDGTFSEGHEDRLGKRRIYFKRNHVLRNRRDVERRKHQRKQNGRARSSRFKHESEDRKVADNRLTNGLICSFVSKKRKALSKVKSCPEGHNSSSVLRSSKRVRQTRLPSSSQLPRTVLAWLIENNAVVPRSKVYYYKENSPEPLAEGRITSDGIKCNCCNKVFTLSSFQAHATGYSSRLPTENLFLENDKSLLSCQVELMQKKIRSLSTEPAEKANKKGKGTRTKSWNDHICSICHYGGELLMCDQCPASFHKECLNLEHLPEGDWFCPSCCCGVCGKTLLMTTQQFTNDSVLCCHQCERQYHAGCKKDTEINPGENWFCCRTCEKTHWGLQQLLDKPILVGQDNLTWTLVKPMQYQAENHEDCDLVAMAENFSKISVALEVMHECFEPVKEPRTKRDLVEDVIFCRGSNLNRLNFKGFYTVLLERNDELITVALLRVFGNKVAEIPLIGTRFQHRRLGMCRVVMNEIEKNLLNLGVQKLVLPAAASVLNAWTTSFGFLPITESDRSGFLGYTFLDFQDAIMCQKPLTKLSPVPHLSRAMPGTHRQHLRITDGSNNILHHERNSSISEVFQEDQREESDLMDQGEQGAEINSEDKTNDTDNNPEAASVTVTTTVSPNQESEQPCKPLEHQDRKKLVIHCYKRKKAVEPRPPLPPTTSFSKLQVSCG, from the exons ATGGCAGACACTTCTCACCCCAAAAAACGGCAAAAACGTTCCAATCCCAAAAGAAAATTTGGTGTTGGTGATCTTGTTGAG GTTAAGAGTTATGAAGATGGATTTCTAGGATCCTGGCATCCTGGAACTGTCACTTCCTGTAGGCGTGGATGTCGAGTTGTGAAATATGATAATCTTCTTTCCGATGATGGTGTAACCTATTTTGAAACCATTAATGTAAGTGGTTTAATTGATGGAATCGCATACGAGTCAGAGTCAATAGATAAATGTAGGATAAGACCGCCCCCTCAACCTAGTCAGCTAACGAGAGATGATCTCGTCTATGGTGACTGTGTGGATTCTTATCTCAATGACGCATGGTGGGAAGGAGTTGTTTTTGACTGTGATGATGGTTCAGACTGTCGAAATATCTTCTTTCCTGATTTGGGTGATGTAGAAAAGGTAACGCTCGAGGACTTGCGGAAAACATGGGACTGGAATGAATTTACAGAAGAATGGACACTGCGAGGAAAGTGGATGTTTTTGGATTTGATTAAAAAGTATGAGCTTGAAAACATGATCCCGGTGTCTATTAGGCAAATATGGTACGATATGAGGCTGAGAGCCGAATTTGTTCAACTTGAAGACTGGTATATCTCTGAGAAAATCCCATTGTGGGAAGAGCTGATTCAGAACGTTATTGATGAGTATCTAAGGCTCAGTGTAGAACATTTCCTGATGACATATGATTTCTCAGAACCTAAATCAATTCCTGAAGCAAATTCAGCCTCTTTCCATGAAATTGTGCCCTCGATAGATAATGTCGTCCAAGAAGATGAAGTGATGGCACTGAATGAAGTGCAGGCAACTGTGGACAGTGAACAGGCTATGGCTCTGTCCGTAGTTCCTTCGAGTGCTGATCTGAACCCCGTTGTAGAATCTACTTTtagtaaaaaaatgaaaaaacgtAGAAATGTAACAGAGAGCAAGAGTAACTTTACATGGAAACCAATTCAAGATATAATAGACATTAAACCTGAGTTTTATCCAGAGTCTGTTGATGAATACCGTAACTCAGGAAAACCTACGTCCGATCAGACGAAAAGACTCAGGCAACATGTTCTGTATTTAGGATGGAAACTGGAGACTACAATGTATGGTAAGCAACGTCGGGTTCGTTATATCTCTCCTGAAGGATATATTTTTTATTCTACCCGAGAGTTAGTGCCATTCTTAAAAAAGTCTGAAGGAGAAGATAGTCGTAGAATGATAGTCACATCTCCTAGCAATCTGAGCTCTAGGGAAGAGAACCCAGAGTATAGTGTTTTGCCTTTAATGGAGAGGAATAGAGAAGATGAAGGTGAATGTTATGATCTGTCTGTCTCTTCTGAGTATTTTCCAGAAGCTGTATCTAAGTATCTGGACTTGGCTGATTGGTACAGTCGGAGTAGAAGTTCCAGGGAGTTGGCGGCTACTCTTAAGATGCACTTGAAAGATAGTGGCTGGAAAATTCGCTCATATGGTGTAACGGATGCAAGAAAGAATAGGTATCGCTATCATTCACCCACTTCAAAGAGGACCTATAGTTCATTAAAATTAGTGTGTCAGGCATTCACAGATGGGATTGAAAACAATGTTATGCATCCATCTAGCTCTATTGCAAAGGAAGATGGGACTTTTAGTGAGGGACATGAGGATCGGTTAGGTAAGCGACGAATATACTTTAAAAGAAACCACGTTCTCAGGAATCGCAGAGATGTGGAGAGGAGAAAGCACCAGAGGAAGCAAAATGGGCGAGCACGTTCTTCTCGATTTAAACATGAAAGTGAAGATAGAAAAGTTGCAGATAATAGGCTTACAAATGGATTAATCTGTAGCTTCgtttcaaagaaaagaaaagctTTGAGTAAAGTAAAGAGCTGCCCAGAAGGCCATAACTCGAGCAGCGTGCTTCGGTCAAGCAAAAGAGTACGGCAGACACGGCTTCCAAGTTCATCACAGCTACCTCGGACAGTACTTGCATGGCTCATTGAAAATAATGCTGTTGTTCCTAGGTCAAAAGTGTATTACTACAAGGAGAATAGTCCCGAACCCTTGGCTGAAGGTCGAATCACAAGTGACGGGATAAAGTGCAATTGTTGCAACAAAGTGTTTACACTAAGTAGCTTTCAGGCTCATGCCACCGGCTATAGTAGTCGCTTACCAACTGAAAATCTATTCTTGGAGAATGACAAGTCTTTATTGAGCTGCCAAGTGGAACTGATGCAAAAGAAAATCAGGAGTTTATCTACAGAACCAGCAGAAAAGGCCAATAAAAAGGGCAAGGGAACTCGGACAAAATCATGGAATGACCATATATGCTCAATATGTCACTATGGTGGTGAATTACTTATGTGCGATCAGTGTCCAGCATCGTTTCATAAAGAGTGCCTTAACTTAGAG CATTTGCCTGAAGGTGATTGGTTCTGCCCATCATGTTGTTGTGGGGTTTGTGGTAAAACCCTTTTAATGACTACACAACAATTCACGAATGATAGTGTTCTGTGTTGTCATCAATGCGAACGCCAAT ATCATGCTGGCTGTAAAAAAGACACAGAGATTAATCCTGGAGAAAATTGGTTTTGTTGTAGAACGTGTGAGAAG ACGCACTGGGGCCTCCAGCAGCTTCTCGACAAACCCATTCTTGTTGGTCAGGATAATTTGACTTGGACCTTGGTCAAACCAATGCAATATCAGGCAGAGAACCATGAGGACTGTGATCTGGTTGCCATGGCTGAAAATTTTTCTAAAATAAGTGTTGCTCTTGAAGTGATGCATGAATGTTTTGAACCAGTGAAAGAACCTCGGACTAAGCGAGATCTTGTTGAAGATGTTATATTCTGCAGAGG GTCTAACTTAAACAGACTAAACTTTAAAGGATTCTATACGGTGCTTCTGGAAAGAAATGATGAGCTGATTACTGTGGCCTTATTAAG GGTATTTGGAAACAAGGTGGCAGAAATTCCACTTATTGGGACCCGCTTTCAGCATCGTCGGCTCGGAATGTGCCGTGTCGTGATGAATGAGATTGAGAAG AACCTTTTGAACCTGGGAGTGCAGAAGCTAGTTCTTCCTGCTGCAGCAAGTGTCCTAAACGCGTGGACAACGTCATTTGGGTTTTTGCCCATAACAGAATCTGACAGATCAGGATTTCTGGGTTACACCTTCCTCGATTTTCAAGATGCCATTATGTGCCAAAAGCCCTTAACGAAGCTTTCTCCTGTACCACACTTGTCGAGAGCTATGCCTG GTACTCATCGTCAACATCTCAGAATTACTGATGGAAGCAATAACATCCTTCATCACGAACGGAATAGTAGTATCTCTGAGGTTTTTCAAGAAGACCAGCGCGAAGAGAGTGACCTTATGGATCAAGGAGAACAAGGAGCAGAGATAAA CTCCGAAGACAAAACCAATGATACAGACAATAATCCAGAAGCTGCTTCAGTCACG GTGACGACCACGGTTTCACCCAACCAAGAGAGCGAGCAACCATGCAAACCTTTGGAGCACCAGGATCGTAAAAAGCTTGTAATACACTGTTACAAGCGAAAGAAAGCCGTGGAGCCAAGACCTCCACTTCCTCCAACAACTAGCTTCTCTAAACTCCAAGTAAGTTGTGGATAG
- the LOC141637562 gene encoding PHD finger-like domain-containing protein 5A — MAKHHPDLIMCRKQPGIAIGRLCEKCDGKCVICDSYVRPCTLVRVCDECNYGSFQGRCVICGGVGISDAYYCKECTQQEKDRDGCPKIVNLGSAKTDLFYERKKYGFKKR; from the coding sequence ATGGCCAAGCATCACCCCGATCTTATCATGTGCAGGAAACAGCCAGGGATTGCTATCGGACGACTATGCGAGAAATGTGATGGAAAGTGCGTGATCTGTGATTCCTATGTCCGACCATGCACACTCGTACGAGTCTGTGACGAGTGCAACTACGGGTCATTCCAAGGAAGATGTGTTATTTGTGGTGGAGTCGGGATCTCAGATGCCTATTATTGCAAAGAATGTACTCAGCAGGAGAAGGACAGAGACGGGTGCCCGAAGATTGTGAATCTAGGAAGTGCAAAGACTGATCTGTTCTACGAACGGAAGAAATATGGATTCAAGAAACGATGA